Proteins encoded in a region of the Flammeovirga yaeyamensis genome:
- a CDS encoding fibronectin type III domain-containing protein has protein sequence MKFSLTLLLTQMFIWTSATTLYAQWINMNPGHGGRVQGLSCYENQPGRMFVCSDMEGFYLTNDYGENWIYRGQNVPTSLAILAQQSGNRIFYGSFEGIAYSDDDGVTWTENKGVIDDEPIGVITVDSKDEKRIYAGNQWLIQFTRKLEVIEDGSQVIYVTDDRGTTWNQVAYAQGTGYRRVNSITINPTNNSHILVAAGTGLYSSINKGGNWTKIQGPTGTDGVNETIGECMGADLTKDGKWLYAIYNKRGSSRGSNQQLRASHLFVKSYPNGAWQDLGLAGVDDKIIYWQPKVWQRNEPNGKHHVLVSQFTQGRNDGLYEGEFTVNGSTVSGEIKSIFNFNKFGRGITTDAGWNQYVVNQSRNKNYWPAKWSGTWNSRDFGNVTYQRGVLTMSQQSFFVGDAANQDSWDIQSCSAISTLGNGATTYHTNGTQSTFTYDVAIHDNYAVMGQADNGMLESYDYGYSWTQLNTPSQQDAHSFLVIDEGQNPLILASIAYGWGGGNPGGNAEMAFKQLTTTQNQADDWKVFISGKQDEVPRKGLPAVRSWIIKSDPNQPYRVYCGTQKGVFVTDDIRTLIDEDNSNDKLFYEAWGSLSGIPNQSLPVNDISFDPNNSNVLYVKCQLGNLKLTRNADGSFSNELGVDVNGKSNYFNAQGNTEGGVEVTVVGGNVITLTTRNNPELGNNLRRHDIYFALNGDKTYRQALYWRDAFAVLGEPDWFIPEQHDFMIGDFSVHGNKIYIPYHVWQLTRKGFGVIQGTINADGSITNLVNFGADNSSHEVEYTVAQRTRVFTDDQGVTRFYMATSGGGLTAKVINGQQPPSNPPPTDNDGVGSCDAVSPAGKPNPPCNVRIEKLSSSSVKLLWNDNSSNEDYFDIQKQLEGDSFRASGMPDGDRNATEVIIDGLEDGATYSFRIKAVNGNGGSVWVTTNPFDLNGNNSNNGGNDNNTDNQEVVKTGDCSLQSSGGKPHPPCEVWVEKLSSTSVQIHWSDNSDNEDRFDIQSQLSGDSYRGGGIPDVPANQTSFVLSNLEAGKQYTFRIKALNATGGSVWVETVSIDLGSSSNRANLSFSEMKVLKIYPNPNQGSFVLVSPYSGSGQIVNINGQIVGTLQWEEGENSFDISLKEGIYFIIDATGNEKLKLMID, from the coding sequence ATGAAATTTTCACTTACACTTTTGCTGACCCAAATGTTTATTTGGACGTCTGCTACGACACTTTATGCGCAATGGATAAATATGAACCCCGGACACGGCGGAAGGGTTCAAGGTCTTTCTTGTTATGAAAACCAGCCGGGAAGGATGTTTGTTTGTAGTGATATGGAAGGCTTCTATTTAACGAACGATTACGGTGAAAACTGGATCTACAGGGGCCAAAATGTACCTACAAGCTTAGCTATTTTAGCACAACAATCTGGAAACCGTATTTTTTATGGCTCTTTTGAAGGAATAGCCTACTCTGATGATGATGGAGTTACTTGGACCGAAAACAAGGGAGTAATTGATGATGAACCTATTGGGGTGATTACAGTCGATAGTAAAGATGAAAAAAGAATCTATGCGGGTAATCAGTGGTTGATTCAGTTTACTAGAAAACTAGAAGTAATAGAAGACGGTAGTCAGGTGATCTATGTGACAGATGATAGAGGTACGACCTGGAATCAAGTAGCCTATGCACAAGGGACAGGCTACAGAAGAGTCAATAGTATTACCATCAATCCAACAAATAACAGTCATATTTTAGTGGCTGCGGGAACAGGACTGTATTCATCAATTAATAAGGGAGGAAACTGGACAAAAATACAAGGTCCGACAGGAACTGATGGAGTAAATGAAACCATAGGCGAATGTATGGGGGCAGATCTTACCAAAGACGGAAAATGGTTATATGCTATTTATAATAAAAGAGGAAGTTCTAGAGGTTCTAATCAACAATTAAGAGCGAGCCATCTGTTTGTAAAGTCTTATCCAAACGGTGCTTGGCAAGATTTAGGCTTGGCAGGTGTTGACGATAAGATTATTTATTGGCAGCCAAAAGTTTGGCAGAGAAATGAACCGAATGGAAAGCATCATGTTTTGGTGAGTCAGTTTACGCAAGGACGAAATGACGGATTGTATGAAGGGGAATTTACCGTGAACGGCTCAACTGTTTCAGGAGAAATTAAATCCATCTTTAATTTTAATAAGTTCGGGAGAGGGATTACCACAGATGCAGGATGGAATCAGTACGTGGTAAATCAATCAAGAAATAAAAACTATTGGCCTGCAAAATGGTCGGGTACATGGAATTCTAGAGATTTTGGAAATGTAACGTATCAACGTGGGGTATTGACCATGTCGCAACAAAGTTTTTTTGTTGGAGATGCAGCCAATCAAGATTCTTGGGATATTCAAAGCTGTTCAGCGATTTCTACTTTGGGTAATGGAGCGACCACTTATCATACCAATGGCACTCAATCTACATTTACTTATGATGTAGCAATTCATGACAATTATGCAGTGATGGGACAAGCTGATAATGGAATGTTAGAGAGTTACGATTATGGTTATTCTTGGACACAATTAAATACACCTTCTCAACAAGATGCACATAGTTTTTTAGTGATCGATGAAGGTCAAAACCCTTTAATATTGGCTTCGATTGCTTATGGTTGGGGTGGAGGTAATCCAGGTGGTAATGCAGAAATGGCATTCAAGCAATTAACTACAACTCAAAATCAAGCAGATGATTGGAAAGTGTTTATCTCTGGTAAACAGGATGAAGTGCCAAGAAAAGGTTTGCCTGCAGTGAGATCATGGATCATTAAATCAGATCCAAATCAACCGTATAGAGTCTATTGTGGTACTCAAAAGGGAGTTTTTGTAACAGATGATATCAGAACGTTAATCGATGAAGACAATAGTAACGATAAATTGTTTTATGAAGCTTGGGGAAGTCTGAGTGGGATACCGAATCAAAGTTTGCCAGTAAATGATATCAGTTTTGATCCGAATAATTCAAATGTGCTTTATGTAAAATGTCAGTTAGGAAATCTAAAACTGACAAGAAATGCAGATGGTAGTTTTAGTAATGAGTTGGGTGTAGATGTCAATGGAAAATCAAACTATTTCAATGCTCAAGGGAATACCGAAGGAGGAGTAGAGGTTACAGTGGTTGGTGGTAATGTGATTACATTAACGACTAGAAATAATCCGGAATTGGGTAATAACCTAAGACGTCATGATATTTATTTTGCTCTCAATGGAGACAAAACTTACCGACAAGCGTTGTACTGGAGAGATGCTTTTGCAGTTTTAGGAGAACCCGATTGGTTTATTCCTGAGCAACATGATTTTATGATCGGCGATTTCTCTGTACATGGCAATAAAATATATATTCCTTACCACGTTTGGCAGTTGACCAGAAAAGGTTTTGGAGTGATCCAAGGAACAATTAATGCCGATGGTTCTATTACTAACCTAGTAAATTTTGGTGCTGATAATTCTTCTCATGAAGTAGAATACACAGTAGCTCAACGAACAAGAGTTTTTACAGACGATCAGGGAGTTACTCGATTTTATATGGCAACTTCTGGTGGTGGTTTAACCGCTAAAGTGATTAATGGACAACAACCGCCAAGTAATCCACCTCCAACAGATAACGATGGAGTAGGAAGTTGCGATGCGGTCAGCCCAGCAGGAAAACCTAATCCTCCATGTAATGTTCGTATTGAAAAATTATCTTCTAGTAGCGTTAAACTTTTGTGGAATGATAATTCTAGTAATGAAGATTATTTTGATATCCAAAAACAATTAGAGGGAGATAGCTTTAGAGCTTCAGGAATGCCGGATGGTGATCGAAATGCGACAGAAGTAATTATTGATGGATTAGAAGATGGAGCCACATATAGTTTTAGAATAAAAGCAGTCAATGGAAATGGAGGATCAGTGTGGGTGACGACTAATCCTTTTGATTTAAATGGTAATAATTCTAATAATGGCGGTAATGATAACAATACAGATAATCAAGAAGTGGTAAAAACAGGAGATTGTAGTCTTCAAAGTTCTGGAGGTAAACCTCACCCTCCTTGTGAAGTTTGGGTCGAGAAATTATCGTCTACTTCTGTTCAAATTCATTGGAGCGATAATTCAGATAACGAAGACCGTTTTGATATCCAATCACAATTATCAGGCGACAGTTACCGCGGTGGAGGGATTCCAGATGTTCCTGCCAATCAAACGAGCTTTGTGTTATCTAATCTTGAAGCAGGAAAACAATATACATTTAGAATAAAAGCACTGAATGCTACAGGAGGATCTGTTTGGGTAGAAACCGTGTCTATAGATTTGGGATCTAGTTCGAATAGAGCAAATTTAAGTTTTTCTGAGATGAAAGTGTTAAAAATTTATCCTAATCCCAATCAAGGATCGTTTGTTTTGGTATCACCTTACTCGGGGAGTGGACAAATTGTGAATATCAACGGACAAATTGTAGGGACTTTGCAATGGGAAGAAGGAGAAAATTCATTTGATATTTCCCTAAAAGAAGGTATCTATTTTATTATAGATGCTACAGGAAATGAAAAATTGAAATTGATGATTGATTGA
- the rpoC gene encoding DNA-directed RNA polymerase subunit beta' — translation MAFRKNKKINNDFTSVTVSLASPESILESSHGEVTQPETINYRTYKPEMGGLFCERIFGPVKDWECHCGKYKRIRYKGIICDRCGVEVTEKKVRRERMGHIQLVVPVAHIWYFRSLPNKIGYLLGLPTKKLDQIIYYERYVVIQEGVKAADGIAKMDFLTEDEYLDIMDKLPSENRQLEDDHPDKFIAKMGAEALEMLLSRTNLDDMAAALRDQANNDTSQQRKAEALKRLRVVEAFRDARTRIENRPEWMVIRMVPVIPPELRPLVPLDGGRFATSDLNDLYRRVIIRNNRLKRLIDIKAPEVILRNEKRMLQEAVDSLFDNSRKVNAVRSDGNRPLKSLSDMLKGKQGRFRQNLLGKRVDYSGRSVIVVGPELKLHECGLPKNMAAELFKPFIIRKLIERGIVKTVKSAKKIVDRKDPVVWDILENVLKGHPVLLNRAPTLHRLGIQAFQPKLIEGKAIQLHPLVTTAFNADFDGDQMAVHVPLGHEAVLEASLLMLASHNILNPANGKPIAVPSQDMVLGLYYMTKGRRTTDTEIVKGEGKRFYNSEEVIIALNEGAISRHSWIFVKTKVLNEETGELEEKFIETVAGRVLFNQHVPEEVGFVNELLSKKALQVIIAKVVDIVGMARAAQFLDDIKHEGFQMAYKGGLSFGLDEIIIPKEKVDLIESAKGEVDVIRNNFMMGLITDNERYNQVIDVWTKTNNTLTSTVMTQMEEDNQGFNSIYMMMHSGARGSREQIRQLGGMRGLMAKPQKNLGGASGANIIENPILSNFKEGLDVLEYFISTHGARKGLADTALKTADAGYLTRRLVDVAQDVVVTEVDCGTLRGLTVTALKENDEIKEPLSDRIEGRTSLNDVEHPETGEIIVGATGLITPEVAQEIEEVGIEEVEVRSVLTCETRKGVCEKCYGKNLATGGVAGKGESVGVIAAQSIGEPGTQLTLRTFHVGGVASNIAIDASLKAKKGGKVTFEEMRSVKSKDANGDEKDVVMARTAELNVLDEEGKVAFNAHVQYGSYLHVKEGDMIEEGDVICNWDPFNAVILAQYNGVTEFESIEKDITYRVETDEMTGYEEKVIIDTKDKTKNPIIHIAGDKGETVASNLPTDARLIVEDGQKVKAGDILVKIPRSAGKSRDITGGLPRVTELFEARNPSSPAVVSEIDGIVTYGAVKRANRELFVESRDGVKRRYMVNLSKHILVQENDYVRAGMPLSDGAITPADILKISGPTAVQEYLVNEIQDVYRLQGVKINDKHIEVIVRQMMQKVVIEDNGDTTFLPGQVVEKFTFREENDKVLAMKIVTDAGDSANYKAGALISFREMRDENSSLKRRDMKEMKVRDAQPAISRPTLQGITQASLDTKSFISAASFQETTKVLSEASIRGKRDELVGLKENVIVGHLIPAGTGLRDYDAIRVGSKEEYEALIDSRERHTISHSGL, via the coding sequence ATGGCGTTCAGAAAAAACAAAAAGATCAACAACGATTTTACTTCGGTAACCGTGAGTTTGGCTTCTCCAGAATCAATCTTGGAGAGCTCACATGGCGAAGTAACTCAACCAGAAACCATCAACTACCGTACGTACAAGCCGGAGATGGGTGGTTTATTCTGTGAAAGAATTTTCGGTCCTGTAAAAGACTGGGAATGTCACTGTGGTAAATACAAGCGTATCCGTTATAAGGGTATTATTTGTGACCGCTGTGGTGTAGAAGTAACAGAGAAAAAGGTTCGTCGTGAAAGAATGGGTCACATCCAACTAGTTGTGCCAGTAGCACACATTTGGTACTTCCGTTCTTTACCGAACAAAATTGGTTACCTATTAGGTTTACCAACGAAGAAACTTGATCAAATCATTTACTACGAGCGCTATGTAGTTATCCAAGAAGGTGTAAAAGCTGCAGATGGTATCGCTAAAATGGACTTCCTTACTGAGGATGAGTACCTAGATATCATGGATAAACTTCCTAGCGAAAACAGACAATTAGAAGACGATCATCCAGACAAATTCATCGCTAAGATGGGTGCTGAGGCATTAGAAATGTTATTGTCTCGTACTAATTTGGATGACATGGCCGCTGCATTGCGTGACCAGGCAAATAACGATACTTCACAACAACGTAAGGCAGAAGCATTGAAGCGTCTTCGTGTTGTTGAGGCATTCAGAGATGCGAGAACGAGAATTGAGAACCGTCCTGAGTGGATGGTGATCCGTATGGTTCCTGTAATTCCACCAGAATTACGTCCATTAGTTCCACTAGATGGTGGTCGTTTCGCAACATCAGACTTGAACGACTTGTACAGAAGAGTAATCATCCGTAACAACCGTCTGAAGCGTCTGATCGATATCAAAGCACCAGAAGTAATTTTACGTAACGAGAAGCGTATGCTTCAAGAGGCTGTTGACTCATTATTCGACAACTCTCGTAAAGTGAACGCGGTACGTTCTGATGGTAACCGTCCATTGAAATCACTTTCAGATATGTTGAAAGGTAAGCAAGGTCGTTTCCGTCAAAACCTATTAGGTAAGCGTGTGGACTACTCAGGTCGTTCTGTAATTGTAGTAGGTCCAGAGCTTAAATTACACGAGTGTGGTCTTCCTAAGAATATGGCAGCTGAATTATTCAAGCCGTTCATTATTCGTAAGTTGATCGAGCGTGGTATCGTAAAAACGGTAAAATCAGCGAAGAAAATCGTTGACCGTAAAGATCCAGTAGTTTGGGATATCCTTGAAAACGTATTGAAAGGTCATCCAGTACTACTAAACCGTGCCCCTACTCTTCACAGATTGGGTATCCAAGCTTTCCAACCGAAATTAATCGAGGGTAAAGCAATCCAATTACACCCATTGGTAACAACAGCCTTCAACGCCGATTTCGATGGTGACCAGATGGCCGTTCACGTACCACTAGGACACGAAGCTGTATTAGAGGCATCTCTATTGATGTTAGCATCGCATAACATCCTTAACCCTGCAAATGGTAAACCTATCGCCGTACCTTCTCAGGATATGGTATTAGGTCTTTATTATATGACAAAAGGTCGTCGTACAACTGATACTGAAATCGTAAAAGGTGAAGGTAAGAGGTTCTACAACTCAGAGGAAGTGATCATCGCCTTGAACGAAGGGGCTATCTCACGTCACTCTTGGATCTTTGTTAAAACAAAAGTATTGAATGAGGAAACTGGCGAGTTAGAGGAGAAATTCATCGAAACTGTTGCTGGTCGAGTATTATTCAATCAACACGTACCTGAAGAAGTAGGTTTCGTAAACGAACTACTTTCTAAGAAAGCTCTACAGGTAATTATCGCGAAAGTGGTAGATATCGTAGGTATGGCACGTGCTGCTCAGTTCCTTGATGATATCAAGCACGAAGGTTTCCAAATGGCCTACAAAGGTGGTTTGTCATTCGGTCTTGATGAAATCATTATCCCTAAGGAAAAAGTTGATTTAATTGAATCAGCGAAAGGTGAAGTAGACGTTATTCGTAACAACTTCATGATGGGTCTTATCACTGATAACGAACGTTACAACCAAGTAATTGACGTTTGGACGAAAACAAACAACACGTTAACGTCTACAGTAATGACTCAAATGGAAGAGGATAACCAAGGATTCAACTCAATCTATATGATGATGCACTCAGGAGCCCGTGGTTCAAGAGAGCAAATTCGTCAGTTAGGTGGTATGAGGGGTCTAATGGCGAAACCTCAGAAAAACTTAGGTGGTGCTTCTGGAGCAAACATTATCGAAAACCCTATCCTTTCGAACTTTAAAGAAGGTCTAGACGTATTGGAGTACTTTATTTCAACTCACGGTGCGCGTAAAGGTCTTGCAGATACAGCCTTGAAAACAGCCGATGCGGGTTACCTAACTCGTCGTTTGGTAGACGTTGCTCAAGATGTAGTTGTAACAGAAGTTGATTGTGGTACTTTAAGAGGTTTAACGGTAACTGCATTAAAAGAAAACGATGAGATTAAGGAGCCATTGAGCGACAGAATCGAAGGTCGTACTTCTCTTAATGATGTTGAGCATCCTGAAACTGGAGAGATCATTGTTGGTGCAACTGGTCTAATTACTCCAGAAGTAGCTCAAGAAATTGAAGAAGTGGGTATCGAAGAAGTAGAAGTACGTTCAGTACTTACTTGTGAGACTCGTAAAGGTGTTTGTGAGAAATGTTACGGTAAAAACCTTGCAACTGGCGGTGTAGCTGGTAAAGGTGAATCTGTAGGTGTAATCGCAGCACAATCAATTGGTGAGCCAGGTACTCAGCTGACACTACGTACATTCCACGTCGGTGGTGTAGCATCCAACATTGCGATTGACGCGTCATTGAAAGCAAAGAAAGGCGGTAAAGTTACTTTCGAAGAAATGCGTTCAGTGAAGTCGAAAGATGCAAATGGAGATGAGAAGGATGTAGTAATGGCACGTACTGCTGAATTGAACGTTCTTGACGAAGAAGGAAAAGTTGCTTTCAACGCTCACGTTCAATACGGTTCTTACCTTCACGTGAAGGAAGGTGATATGATTGAGGAAGGAGATGTGATCTGTAACTGGGATCCATTTAACGCCGTAATCTTAGCACAGTACAATGGTGTTACTGAATTCGAATCAATTGAAAAAGATATTACTTACCGAGTAGAAACAGACGAAATGACTGGCTATGAGGAGAAAGTAATTATTGATACTAAGGACAAGACGAAAAACCCAATTATCCACATCGCTGGTGACAAAGGGGAAACAGTAGCGTCCAACCTTCCAACAGACGCTCGTTTGATCGTTGAGGATGGTCAGAAAGTAAAAGCAGGTGATATCCTTGTGAAGATTCCTCGTTCTGCAGGTAAATCACGAGACATTACCGGTGGTCTTCCACGTGTAACCGAATTATTCGAAGCACGTAACCCATCGTCGCCAGCTGTAGTTTCTGAAATTGACGGTATTGTAACTTATGGTGCGGTAAAACGTGCAAACCGTGAGTTATTCGTAGAATCACGTGACGGTGTGAAACGTCGTTACATGGTGAACTTGTCGAAACACATTTTGGTGCAGGAAAATGACTATGTGAGAGCGGGTATGCCACTTTCAGACGGTGCAATTACTCCTGCAGACATCTTGAAAATCTCAGGTCCTACTGCAGTTCAGGAGTACCTAGTGAACGAAATTCAAGATGTATACCGTTTACAAGGTGTGAAGATCAACGATAAGCATATCGAGGTGATCGTACGCCAAATGATGCAAAAAGTAGTAATCGAAGATAACGGTGATACTACATTCTTGCCAGGTCAAGTAGTAGAGAAATTTACTTTCCGTGAAGAAAACGATAAGGTGTTAGCCATGAAGATCGTTACTGATGCGGGTGACTCAGCAAATTACAAAGCGGGTGCTCTAATCTCATTCCGTGAAATGAGAGACGAAAACTCTAGCTTGAAACGTAGAGACATGAAAGAGATGAAAGTGCGTGACGCACAGCCAGCTATTTCAAGACCTACTCTTCAAGGTATTACTCAGGCATCATTGGATACGAAGTCGTTTATTTCAGCAGCCTCTTTCCAAGAGACAACTAAAGTGTTAAGTGAAGCTTCTATTAGAGGTAAGCGTGACGAACTAGTTGGTTTGAAAGAAAACGTAATTGTAGGTCACTTGATTCCTGCAGGTACAGGTCTTCGCGACTATGATGCGATCCGTGTAGGCTCTAAAGAAGAGTACGAAGCATTGATCGACTCTAGAGAAAGACACACTATAAGCCACTCTGGTTTATAA
- a CDS encoding outer membrane beta-barrel protein → MKKLSLAILLSFISISLFAQNPLKKIPGNFYLDLGLTNWADDSGLPLETQSRSVSISYMYEFTLSSSGKFTFNPGIGYSADNFFFKNGQTLGKNGDQTQIVDTNLLFDNTKKSKMVANYVEIPLEFRFRTHPGKDAFRLAVGAKFGYMFASHTKVKHETNGDTRIAKDKGNLNLNDFRGQFIGRIGYKWINFFCAYGFTETFKDNAVAIPNGTTLDSTPYTIGITFSSF, encoded by the coding sequence ATGAAAAAGCTTAGTCTAGCCATCCTTTTATCCTTCATATCCATTTCACTTTTTGCTCAGAATCCATTAAAGAAAATTCCTGGTAACTTTTACCTTGATTTAGGATTGACCAATTGGGCAGACGATAGTGGATTACCGTTAGAAACACAATCTAGATCTGTATCTATCTCTTATATGTATGAATTTACTTTATCGAGTAGTGGTAAATTCACTTTTAACCCAGGTATTGGTTATTCTGCAGATAACTTCTTCTTTAAAAATGGTCAGACTTTAGGAAAAAATGGAGATCAAACACAAATTGTAGATACCAACCTTTTGTTCGATAACACGAAGAAATCGAAAATGGTAGCTAACTATGTAGAGATTCCATTGGAGTTCAGATTTAGAACTCACCCAGGAAAGGATGCTTTCCGTCTAGCTGTTGGTGCTAAGTTTGGTTACATGTTCGCAAGTCATACTAAAGTAAAACACGAAACAAATGGCGATACCAGAATCGCAAAAGATAAAGGAAACTTAAATTTAAATGATTTCAGAGGTCAGTTTATCGGAAGAATTGGTTACAAATGGATCAACTTCTTCTGTGCTTACGGATTTACCGAAACGTTTAAAGACAATGCCGTTGCTATTCCAAATGGAACAACTTTAGACAGTACTCCTTATACTATAGGTATTACTTTCTCAAGTTTCTAA
- the tsaE gene encoding tRNA (adenosine(37)-N6)-threonylcarbamoyltransferase complex ATPase subunit type 1 TsaE: METKELKITTNSIDDLNNAAKQILEFAQDSSKVWLFHGEMGAGKTTFIKAICEVLGVMDHVNSPTFALVNEYMTDQADTVYHFDMYRIKDPSEAFDIGFEEYIYSDNLCLIEWPSKVERLLPEDCTEVTIVPIDETTREISIRIV; encoded by the coding sequence ATGGAAACGAAAGAGTTAAAAATTACCACAAACTCCATCGATGATTTGAATAATGCTGCAAAACAAATTCTTGAGTTTGCACAGGATTCATCGAAGGTTTGGTTATTTCATGGAGAGATGGGAGCGGGAAAAACCACTTTCATAAAAGCAATTTGCGAAGTGTTGGGAGTGATGGATCACGTCAATAGTCCAACATTTGCTTTGGTAAACGAGTACATGACCGATCAGGCAGATACCGTTTATCATTTTGACATGTACAGAATTAAAGATCCTTCAGAAGCATTTGATATCGGATTTGAGGAGTACATCTACAGCGACAATCTTTGTCTGATAGAGTGGCCTTCAAAAGTTGAAAGATTATTACCTGAAGACTGTACAGAAGTAACTATCGTTCCCATTGATGAAACAACAAGGGAAATAAGTATTCGTATCGTTTAA
- a CDS encoding alanine dehydrogenase: protein MGKQREGFDKATESYFQYHPQEVMEGPLHKKGNPLKIGVPKELNPDEKRCALRPGAVSLLVNNGCEVYVESKAGQHINHEDQEYSEVGATIVYSHKEVMECDLVIKISSPTVEEVNHMKQGRTIISAIHLRDIKKEVLEALNNKKITALGFELIEDKVGGLPLVRAMSEIAGSTVMLIAAEYLSSYNGGKGIILGGITGVPPSKVVILGAGTVAEFAARTAIGMGAEVKVFDNAIYKLRRLKKELNNPHLFTSAFDSTSIDEALRRADIVIGAIHTHGKRTPSIVTEEMVMGMRENSIIIDVCIDQGGCFETSEPTNHRHPVYKKHGVIHYCVPNIASRVSRTATAAISNIFTPILLKVSDECKVDTMMRRHPWFAKGVYTYRGSVTNQAIAEKFDMPLKNLDLILAAGF from the coding sequence ATGGGCAAGCAACGTGAAGGTTTTGATAAAGCCACAGAAAGTTATTTTCAGTATCATCCACAAGAGGTGATGGAAGGGCCACTTCATAAAAAAGGAAATCCTTTAAAGATAGGCGTTCCAAAGGAGTTAAATCCCGATGAAAAACGTTGTGCATTACGCCCCGGTGCTGTTTCCCTTTTAGTCAACAATGGATGCGAAGTGTATGTGGAGTCCAAAGCCGGACAACACATCAATCATGAAGATCAAGAATATTCTGAGGTAGGTGCAACTATCGTCTACTCTCATAAAGAGGTGATGGAATGTGACTTGGTGATCAAGATTTCTTCTCCAACGGTAGAGGAAGTCAATCACATGAAACAGGGCAGAACTATTATTTCTGCTATTCACCTCCGTGATATCAAAAAAGAGGTACTCGAAGCCCTCAATAATAAAAAAATTACTGCTTTAGGTTTTGAGTTGATCGAGGACAAAGTAGGTGGACTTCCTTTGGTTAGAGCAATGAGTGAAATTGCAGGTAGTACTGTAATGCTGATTGCCGCTGAATATTTAAGCAGCTACAATGGAGGAAAAGGAATTATCCTTGGAGGGATTACAGGTGTACCTCCTTCTAAAGTAGTGATTCTTGGTGCCGGAACGGTGGCTGAATTTGCCGCTAGAACTGCTATTGGTATGGGTGCCGAGGTCAAAGTATTTGATAATGCCATCTACAAACTGCGTCGACTCAAAAAAGAACTCAACAACCCTCACCTATTCACTTCTGCTTTCGATAGTACATCAATTGATGAGGCTTTGAGAAGAGCTGATATTGTGATTGGAGCGATTCATACCCACGGCAAGAGAACTCCATCGATCGTTACCGAAGAAATGGTAATGGGCATGAGAGAAAATTCCATCATTATTGATGTGTGTATTGATCAAGGAGGATGTTTCGAAACCTCAGAACCTACCAATCACCGTCATCCTGTATATAAAAAGCATGGAGTGATTCACTATTGTGTTCCTAATATTGCTTCTCGTGTTTCAAGAACAGCTACAGCAGCTATCAGTAATATCTTTACGCCTATATTATTAAAGGTAAGCGACGAATGCAAAGTCGATACGATGATGCGTCGCCACCCTTGGTTTGCGAAAGGGGTGTACACATACAGAGGAAGTGTAACCAACCAAGCCATCGCCGAGAAATTTGATATGCCTTTGAAGAATCTGGATTTAATTTTAGCTGCGGGGTTTTAA